In one Silene latifolia isolate original U9 population chromosome 10, ASM4854445v1, whole genome shotgun sequence genomic region, the following are encoded:
- the LOC141606758 gene encoding receptor-like protein EIX1 gives MGRTRFLFVVVLLLVFHSLQYGLGKERPESLGFVRCKKHELEALLKFKQSFTKDPLNRLTSWVGQDCCQWHGVTCDNVTHNVVKLNLRTMPPNINNNLFDGYGVDDLLQVIICVPDSEVSMVSSGISPALLELKLLTYLDLSGNDFSRSHIPEFIGSLTHLRYLNLSSTNFSGLLPPQLGNLTNLVHLDLHVDFCDEQNYLYGEGFGWASGLLKLQSLDMSGYNLSRAHDTFKVLITLSSLSALSLSGCELHNSHLSEAFTGNTSYSFFPTLQHLYLSSNAFEGPLPSVFKNMVSLRSLYLFGNQFNGSVPLWLRAMKCLNVLDLSYNVFNYVEGGLMGIMGNPCNFKHLDLSVNNIIQGDILEPFMGLSGCAAFELQYLDLSYNMMNGSLPSSLGQLTNLNYLDLRDNLMNCSLPSSLGKLTNLNHLQLSNNEFKGRIPASFVNLSALTYLDLSNNTLSGLIPDFIGHLTRIEHLDISSNSLHGTVFGIGNLSKLSYLDLSLNHLNLNLDSSLNWQPPFQLQFFNVRSCVINTVFPQLLRNQTQIEQLDLSDTGISGELPGWLWNSSSLQGLHLSGNRLTGSLPQHIACDGHYHSCNFEVLDLHNNSLTGTPQWLGHLQNALVIDLSSNNLTGAIFNGNNASSLFNIGENLSMLDLSDNMLSGEIQFKEVSPDAQLVFLGLRGNHFNGTIPSQLCKIKSLQVLELAKNSLNGHIPFCLGSVRFDGGAYISSSDLQTDVIVKGISELSTRTIRGQSIIDLSSNYLVGTIPEELTNISALFALNLSYNHLTGHIPENIGNLKTVESLDLSNNNLSGTIPQSLSSISWLGKLNLSNNNLHGPIPTGNQLQTLDDPSIYAGNSGLCGFPLPNNCTELAPSLTNVNLITGKDDVKKEDKYDKMWFILAVMSGVATGFWGVVGTLVIKRSWRQAYFRYVEDLGDRIYVPVKVRVNRFKRRFNEN, from the exons ATGGGAAGAACCCGCTTCCTCTTTGTTGTTGTTCTTTTGCTTGTGTTCCATTCATTACAATATGGACTTGGCAAAGAACGGCCTGAATCCTTAGGCTTCGTTAGGTGCAAAAAGCATGAACTTGAAGCTTTGTTAAAGTTCAAACAGAGCTTTACCAAAGATCCTTTGAACCGCCTTACTTCATGGGTTGGTCAAGATTGTTGTCAGTGGCACGGAGTCACTTGTGACAATGTCACTCACAATGTCGTCAAATTGAATCTCCGTACTATGCCGCCAAAtatcaataataatttatttgaTGGTTATGGCGTTGATGATCTCTTGCAGGTTATAATTTGTGTGCCGGATTCTGAAGTTTCCATGGTATCTTCTGGAATAAGTCCGGCTTTGCTCGAGCTAAAGCTCCTAACTTACTTGGACTTGAGCGGGAATGACTTTTCTAGGAGTCACATTCCAGAATTCATAGGATCTTTGACGCATTTGAGGTATCTAAATCTTTCTTCGACTAACTTTTCTGGCCTCCTTCCGCCTCAACTTGGCAACCTAACTAATCTGGTACACCTTGATCTTCATGTTGATTTCTGTGATGAACAAAATTATTTATATGGTGAAGGGTTCGGGTGGGCATCTGGTCTTTTAAAATTGCAATCTCTAGACATGAGCGGCTATAACCTGTCCAGAGCGCACGACACATTTAAAGTGCTTATTACACTTTCTTCTCTTTCAGCCCTTAGTCTATCTGGTTGCGAATTACACAACTCGCATCTATCTGAGGCATTTACAGGGAATACTTCTTATTCATTTTTTCCCACTCTTCAACATCTTTATCTTTCGTCAAATGCCTTTGAAGGCCCACTTCCATCTGTTTTTAAAAATATGGTTTCTCTTCGATCCCTCTATCTCTTTGGCAATCAATTTAATGGATCAGTTCCGCTCTGGCTTAGAGCCATGAAGTGCCTCAACGTTCTTGATTTGAGTTACAatgtctttaattatgttgaaggTGGGTTGATGGGGATTATGGGAAATCCTTGCAACTTCAAACACTTGGATTTGTCCGTCAATAATATTATCCAAGGAGATATCCTAGAGCCTTTTATGGGTTTATCAGGGTGTGCTGCTTTTGAGTTGCAATACCTTGATCTATCATATAATATGATGAATGGTAGTTTGCCGTCTTCGCTGGGACAACTTACAAACTTGAATTACCTTGATCTGCGTGATAATTTGATGAATTGTAGTTTGCCGTCCTCGTTAGGAAAACTCACAAACTTGAATCACCTTCAACTTTCAAACAATGAGTTTAAAGGTCGAATTCCTGCATCTTTTGTGAATTTGTCAGCTTTGACGTATTTGGATTTGTCAAATAATACGTTGAGCGGATTGATTCCAGATTTTATAGGACATTTAACCCGAATAGAGCACCTAGACATCTCATCAAACTCTCTCCATGGTACCGTCTTCGGAATTGGTAACCTTTcaaaattgtcgtatttggattTGAGTTTAAACCATCTTAATCTCAATCTTGACTCGAGTTTAAACTGGCAACCTCCCTTTCAACTTCAATTTTTTAATGTTCGTTCTTGTGTCATAAACACGGTGTTTCCTCAATTGTTAAGAAATCAAACTCAGATTGAACAATTGGACCTTTCTGATACGGGCATCTCAGGAGAATTGCCCGGATGGCTGTGGAACTCAAGCTCTCTTCAAGGATTACATCTTTCTGGAAATCGACTTACAG GATCCTTGCCGCAACATATAGCTTGTGATGGACATTATCATAGTTGTAACTTCGAGGTGCTGGACCTTCACAACAACTCGCTTACTGGGACACCTCAATGGCTGGGCCATTTACAAAATGCTCTAGTGATAGATTTGTCCTCAAATAACCTAACCGGGGCAATCTTTAATGGAAATAATGCTTCATCACTTTTCAATATCGGAGAAAACTTATCCATGCTTGATCTTAGTGACAACATGTTGTCGGGAGAGATACAATTTAAAGAAGTATCCCCTGATGCTCAATTGGTATTCCTCGGTCTACGAGGAAATCATTTTAATGGGACCATTCCCTCGCAACTCTGCAAAATAAAGTCGCTTCAAGTATTGGAGCTCGCTAAGAATTCTTTGAATGGACATATTCCTTTCTGTTTAGGCTCTGTGAGATTTGATGGTGGTGCTTATATTAGTAGTAGCGATCTACAAACTGACGTAATTGTTAAGGGAATAAGTGAATTGTCCACTAGAACAATAAGGGGTCAATCCATAATTGACCTCTCAAGCAATTATCTAGTCGGCACAATACCTGAGGAGCTCACAAATATATCGGCATTGTTTGCGTTGAACTTGTCATATAATCATCTAACAGGACACATTCCAGAAAATATAGGCAATCTGAAGACGGTTGAATCTTTAGACTTGTCGAATAACAATCTTTCAGGGACTATACCACAGAGTTTATCTTCCATATCATGGCTAGGCAAGTTGAATTTGTCCAACAACAACCTACATGGGCCTATTCCAACAGGTAATCAACTCCAAACTCTTGATGACCCATCTATCTATGCGGGCAATTCGGGTTTATGCGGGTTTCCCTTGCCGAACAATTGCACCGAACTTGCACCAAGTTTGACAAATGTTAATCTTATCACTGGAAAAGATGATGTTAAGAAAGAAGATAAATATGATAAGATGTGGTTCATCTTAGCCGTAATGTCAGGTGTCGCTACTGGATTTTGGGGCGTGGTTGGAACTCTGGTGATAAAGAGGAGTTGGAGACAAGCTTATTTTCGGTATGTAGAGGATCTTGGCGATAGAATTTATGTGCCGGTGAAAGTGAGGGTGAACAGGTTCAAGAGGAGGTTCAATGAGAATTAA